In the Palaeococcus pacificus DY20341 genome, one interval contains:
- a CDS encoding helix-turn-helix transcriptional regulator, translating to MDVGKMLKLIVSSTLRHKILFALSSGPKALGELQKIIGSTKSSISHSLNDLEEENLITQDPDTKKYMLTNTGYLTYLQMARLVDTLETVKNFEEFWLNHDLSGIPVEFLERIGDLKDSQLYITPPEHLTLPHEAYMKLVKTSKWIKGVSPILFSDYPKAFMELASTKNVDIEIITTRAVYEKLIELAPPEAVELVKDLPNVKIYILEENPKVAFTVTNNFLSFGLFFPDGRYDMMADLISNSEKARKWGIALFQYYKEKAKRVL from the coding sequence ATGGATGTTGGAAAAATGCTGAAATTAATCGTATCATCTACTTTGCGCCATAAAATCCTGTTTGCACTATCAAGCGGACCAAAAGCCCTTGGTGAATTACAAAAAATAATTGGTTCTACCAAATCTTCGATATCCCATTCACTCAATGATCTTGAAGAGGAAAATTTGATCACACAGGATCCAGATACCAAGAAGTATATGCTCACTAATACAGGATACCTAACATACTTACAAATGGCTAGATTGGTAGACACGCTCGAGACAGTGAAAAATTTTGAGGAATTCTGGCTAAATCACGATCTAAGCGGAATACCTGTAGAGTTTCTTGAGAGAATTGGCGATTTAAAAGATTCTCAGCTGTATATTACCCCACCCGAACACCTCACGCTCCCTCATGAAGCATATATGAAGCTTGTAAAAACTTCGAAGTGGATCAAAGGAGTTTCTCCCATCCTATTCTCCGATTATCCAAAGGCGTTTATGGAGCTTGCATCGACCAAAAATGTCGATATTGAGATCATAACAACAAGAGCAGTCTATGAAAAATTAATAGAGCTAGCACCTCCAGAGGCTGTTGAGCTAGTTAAAGACCTTCCAAATGTTAAAATTTACATACTAGAAGAAAATCCAAAAGTTGCCTTTACTGTTACTAACAACTTTTTATCCTTTGGCTTGTTCTTTCCAGATGGCAGGTATGACATGATGGCGGATCTAATTAGCAACAGCGAAAAAGCAAGAAAATGGGGAATAGCTTTGTTCCAATACTACAAGGAAAAGGCAAAGAGAGTATTATAA
- a CDS encoding RAD55 family ATPase, with amino-acid sequence MRLLSSGFERLDKALGGGILEGTNILLIYDSFSLGWIMPFKILQYRLSQGDFGIIINYNLPLPKLALRAKSAGLDIDLEGKNGNLAIIDIFGSRYGNQHSEDYVYTIERFDSETYVPKLLDIYNDILEKAGNRRIIELSFTIDGMAFEIGEDRSVRILKHVFSNACSEERKRLLFSMYLLNKDRASKEFVSWNIELGDHVVEFLFEEKTDRILEQMYILKSPSFEFEPTVYTCLLRGSSIIIEPVETQRGVLPQTSFWLL; translated from the coding sequence ATGAGACTGTTATCATCGGGATTTGAGAGGTTGGATAAAGCGCTAGGGGGCGGAATATTAGAAGGTACAAACATACTCCTCATTTATGACTCCTTTTCCTTAGGTTGGATTATGCCATTCAAAATACTTCAATATCGTTTATCACAGGGTGATTTTGGGATAATAATAAACTACAACCTTCCATTGCCAAAACTTGCACTTAGAGCTAAATCAGCAGGCCTTGATATTGATCTAGAGGGCAAAAATGGAAACTTAGCTATTATTGATATATTTGGTTCCAGATACGGCAATCAGCATTCTGAGGATTATGTATATACAATAGAGAGATTTGATTCCGAGACGTATGTTCCAAAACTTTTGGATATTTATAATGATATCTTGGAAAAAGCTGGGAATAGAAGGATAATAGAGTTGAGTTTTACCATAGATGGCATGGCGTTTGAAATAGGAGAAGATAGAAGTGTTAGAATATTAAAACATGTATTTTCAAATGCATGTTCGGAGGAAAGGAAAAGACTCTTGTTCTCAATGTATCTCTTAAACAAAGACAGAGCCTCAAAAGAGTTTGTCTCATGGAATATTGAACTTGGAGATCATGTCGTTGAGTTTCTCTTTGAAGAAAAAACTGACAGAATCTTAGAGCAGATGTATATTCTTAAGTCTCCTTCTTTTGAATTTGAACCTACAGTTTACACATGCCTTCTTAGAGGTAGCAGCATTATCATCGAACCCGTGGAAACTCAGAGGGGAGTATTGCCCCAAACATCTTTTTGGCTTTTGTAA
- a CDS encoding translin family protein, which translates to MDISKIIGEIIEALDKKDEMREEALRITREIVRLSGDVIKALHRKNFDLAEERLRKAEELVRSLKQLLEAHPDIYYTGYVQTAHQEFVEATLFYCYLKGIEFPSPKELEVPEGDYALGLGDLIGELRRHVLLSILEENLDEAERTYRTMEHIYEEIMRLDYPKGVVNVRQKQDSARKLVERTLEDLTRAKLTKKLEDKIGEVLKR; encoded by the coding sequence ATGGATATTTCAAAGATCATTGGGGAAATAATAGAAGCTTTAGACAAAAAAGATGAGATGAGAGAAGAGGCTCTGAGAATAACACGTGAGATAGTTCGGCTAAGTGGTGATGTTATAAAAGCACTTCATAGAAAAAACTTTGACTTGGCAGAAGAACGGTTGAGAAAGGCTGAAGAGCTCGTAAGGAGTTTAAAACAACTTTTGGAAGCACATCCTGATATTTATTACACGGGTTATGTTCAAACCGCACATCAAGAATTTGTAGAGGCTACGCTATTCTATTGCTATTTGAAGGGTATAGAATTCCCCTCCCCCAAAGAGCTCGAAGTTCCAGAGGGGGACTATGCTTTAGGGCTTGGGGATCTAATAGGAGAGCTTAGAAGACACGTCCTTCTCTCTATTTTAGAGGAAAATTTAGATGAAGCCGAGAGAACCTACAGAACAATGGAGCATATATATGAGGAGATAATGCGCCTCGACTATCCAAAAGGGGTGGTGAACGTCCGTCAAAAGCAAGATTCAGCGAGGAAACTCGTAGAGCGTACTTTGGAAGATCTAACAAGGGCTAAGCTAACTAAAAAGCTTGAAGATAAAATAGGTGAGGTCTTGAAGAGATGA
- a CDS encoding endonuclease V: protein MNNLQKLAEVQKKLSSKIVEKPIDLDSIKRIAAVDVAYKENLASASFVLCSFPECKVLKIKAICLEVSYPYIPTFFFLKETQPILVAVKGEDFDVLLVEGHGRAHPRGYGLASHIGLLLQKPTVGVAKRPLKTYPQESLAKVGKAYVSVGHLIDLPSAVEIVRVVNENGYPAPLRLADKESKRALKRFLLGESL from the coding sequence ATGAATAACCTGCAAAAACTTGCAGAAGTTCAGAAAAAGCTGAGCAGTAAAATAGTTGAAAAACCAATAGATTTAGACTCAATAAAGAGAATTGCAGCTGTGGATGTGGCATATAAGGAAAATCTTGCAAGTGCTTCCTTTGTTTTATGCTCTTTCCCAGAGTGCAAGGTTTTAAAAATTAAAGCCATATGTTTAGAGGTTTCATATCCTTACATACCAACGTTCTTCTTTTTGAAGGAAACTCAGCCGATTCTAGTTGCTGTTAAGGGAGAGGACTTTGATGTGTTGCTTGTAGAAGGTCACGGCAGGGCACATCCCCGCGGCTATGGATTAGCTTCTCATATTGGGCTCCTCCTCCAAAAGCCAACAGTTGGAGTTGCAAAAAGGCCTTTAAAGACGTATCCCCAAGAGAGCTTAGCCAAAGTTGGAAAAGCATACGTAAGTGTTGGGCACTTGATTGACTTGCCTTCTGCAGTGGAAATAGTTAGAGTGGTTAATGAAAATGGCTATCCTGCACCATTAAGGTTGGCGGATAAAGAATCAAAGAGAGCGCTAAAGAGGTTTCTTTTGGGAGAATCTCTTTGA
- a CDS encoding DUF120 domain-containing protein — MEKFELLLLLAKKGAIGEKVKITLRELSKELNISPQTILRRFEELEKEGYVEKAVEGKRTYVELTEKGMRYLSDIHDQLTEVLYLGKKILGEVVSGLGEGAYYIRQYTPLIEEYLNFKPYPGTLNIKVIFPKTVFDVFHDVEPIIIPGFSKEGRTFGDVRAYKVRINGIEGAIVIPFRTIHPPEIAEIISPINLRKALNLKDGDRLVVEVVK; from the coding sequence ATGGAGAAATTTGAACTCCTCTTGTTGTTAGCAAAAAAAGGAGCAATCGGAGAGAAAGTTAAAATAACACTCAGAGAGTTATCTAAAGAGCTCAATATTTCTCCTCAAACCATCTTAAGGAGATTTGAAGAACTTGAAAAGGAAGGCTACGTGGAAAAAGCTGTCGAAGGGAAGAGAACCTATGTCGAGCTCACTGAAAAGGGCATGAGGTATCTAAGCGATATCCATGACCAGCTCACTGAAGTGCTCTACCTCGGGAAGAAGATTTTAGGAGAGGTAGTTTCGGGGCTTGGCGAAGGGGCTTATTACATCAGGCAGTACACACCCTTAATAGAGGAGTATTTAAACTTCAAACCCTATCCCGGGACTTTAAACATCAAGGTCATCTTCCCGAAGACCGTTTTCGATGTATTCCACGATGTTGAACCCATCATTATCCCAGGTTTTTCAAAAGAGGGCAGAACCTTTGGAGATGTGAGGGCATATAAAGTCAGAATAAATGGCATTGAAGGAGCAATAGTAATTCCGTTTAGGACAATCCATCCACCAGAGATTGCTGAAATAATCTCACCCATAAACCTTAGAAAGGCGTTAAATTTGAAAGATGGAGATAGACTGGTAGTTGAGGTGGTAAAATGA
- a CDS encoding radical SAM protein: protein MVKVKLPNSYFEDLGDSIRLVWRRTLYADFDRKLIEKSIKRKFKTKTNVSVEDGYLVVDVEHPEVENFLNFLISSHLGEFLKSRYTERKVIYIHEGMDVPLLGYNAFGLIDRGTNLIQVRGVSGCNLSCIFCSVDEGPYSRTRRFDYVVDVDYLLKWFKDVAKIKGKGLEAHIDGQGEPLIYPFIVELVQGLKDMREVDVVSIQTNATLLDDKLVEELAEAGLDRANVSIHSLDPEKAKMIMGKKDYDLEHVLDMIEAMINAGIDVLIAPVIIFGLNDDEAEDMIEFARKVGAGKRWPALGFQNYIPYKFGRKPTIAKLVSFRDFYAWLRGLEEKTGMKPLVLKPKHFGMHKRKFIPLSFRIGEVVKVKIVLPGRIEGEMLGVARDRLIEIINTNAKVGDTIKVKIVRTKHGIYIGTPVK, encoded by the coding sequence ATGGTGAAGGTTAAGCTTCCAAACTCCTATTTTGAAGATTTGGGTGATAGCATTAGGTTAGTGTGGAGAAGAACTCTTTACGCGGATTTTGATAGAAAACTCATTGAGAAGTCCATAAAGAGGAAGTTTAAAACAAAAACAAATGTGAGCGTTGAAGATGGGTATCTGGTGGTAGATGTTGAGCATCCTGAGGTGGAGAACTTTCTGAACTTTTTAATCTCAAGCCATCTAGGGGAGTTCTTGAAAAGCAGATACACTGAGAGAAAAGTAATTTACATCCACGAGGGAATGGATGTTCCTCTTTTGGGTTACAACGCATTTGGGCTAATCGATAGGGGTACAAACTTAATCCAAGTGAGGGGTGTAAGTGGCTGTAATCTCTCATGCATATTCTGCTCCGTTGATGAAGGGCCCTACTCTAGGACGAGGCGCTTCGATTATGTTGTTGATGTTGACTATTTACTAAAGTGGTTTAAGGATGTTGCAAAAATTAAAGGAAAAGGTCTTGAGGCACATATAGACGGCCAGGGTGAGCCTCTCATTTATCCCTTCATTGTCGAGCTCGTTCAAGGCTTAAAGGATATGAGAGAAGTCGATGTGGTATCAATCCAAACTAACGCAACGCTTTTGGATGATAAACTTGTGGAAGAGCTTGCGGAGGCGGGTTTGGATAGGGCAAATGTTTCCATTCATTCCCTTGACCCCGAAAAAGCAAAGATGATCATGGGTAAAAAGGATTACGACCTAGAGCACGTTTTGGACATGATTGAGGCAATGATAAACGCTGGAATAGATGTTTTAATAGCACCAGTCATAATTTTTGGTTTAAACGACGATGAAGCTGAAGATATGATAGAGTTTGCCCGAAAAGTTGGTGCCGGAAAGAGATGGCCTGCTCTGGGATTCCAAAACTACATCCCATACAAGTTTGGAAGAAAACCCACTATAGCGAAGCTTGTGTCTTTCAGGGACTTTTATGCTTGGCTCAGAGGTCTGGAAGAAAAAACGGGAATGAAGCCTTTAGTTTTGAAGCCCAAGCACTTTGGAATGCATAAACGGAAGTTCATACCCCTCTCATTCAGGATTGGGGAAGTTGTTAAGGTAAAAATCGTACTCCCGGGTAGGATTGAGGGAGAGATGCTCGGAGTTGCAAGGGACAGGCTAATTGAAATTATAAACACGAATGCAAAAGTTGGCGACACGATAAAGGTCAAAATAGTGAGGACAAAGCACGGCATATACATCGGGACGCCTGTGAAGTGA
- the wecB gene encoding non-hydrolyzing UDP-N-acetylglucosamine 2-epimerase, whose amino-acid sequence MKPAFVFGTRPEIIKLAPVIRAFEKRGIEPLIIHTGQHYDYEMSQVFLEELELHKIDYHLEVGSGTQANQTGLAMIKIEKVLMDEKPDVTLVQGDTNTVLAGALASVKLKIPVAHVEAGLRSFDRTMPEEINRILADHASEVLFAPTEEARKNLEREGIVEGVYVVGNTIVDAVLQNAEVAERKSNILEKLGLKPKGYALLTAHRAENTDSEENLRKLVDIIKSLPIKVIYPVHPRTEKRLKSLGLWEELEREEHVTLTKPLGYLDFLKLQKNAKLVLTDSGGVQEESIILDVPCLTLRYNTERPETVKAGGNVLVGLEKDRVMHYVERLLNDEEFYKKMANAENPFGDGKSGERMVDILLELYEKGELKVKSSRFI is encoded by the coding sequence TTGAAGCCTGCTTTCGTCTTTGGAACGAGGCCCGAGATAATAAAGCTCGCCCCAGTTATTAGAGCATTCGAAAAGAGGGGAATCGAGCCTTTAATAATCCACACAGGCCAGCACTATGACTATGAGATGAGTCAAGTTTTCCTGGAGGAACTTGAGCTCCATAAGATTGACTATCACCTTGAGGTTGGAAGCGGAACCCAAGCAAATCAAACTGGTCTGGCCATGATAAAGATAGAGAAAGTCTTAATGGACGAAAAGCCTGATGTCACGCTCGTTCAAGGTGATACAAACACAGTTTTAGCGGGCGCCCTTGCAAGCGTTAAACTGAAAATACCAGTTGCCCATGTTGAAGCCGGGCTTAGGAGCTTCGATAGAACAATGCCAGAGGAAATAAACCGCATTTTGGCCGACCATGCGAGTGAGGTTCTCTTTGCTCCTACAGAAGAAGCAAGAAAAAACCTCGAGCGTGAGGGTATTGTGGAAGGAGTTTACGTCGTTGGAAACACCATAGTTGATGCCGTTTTGCAGAACGCAGAAGTAGCGGAGCGCAAGAGCAATATACTAGAAAAGCTCGGCCTAAAGCCTAAAGGATACGCTCTTTTAACAGCTCACCGTGCGGAAAACACCGATAGTGAGGAAAACCTTAGAAAGCTCGTTGATATAATCAAAAGCCTGCCAATTAAAGTTATCTATCCTGTTCACCCGAGGACGGAGAAGCGCTTGAAATCGTTAGGGCTGTGGGAAGAGCTCGAGAGAGAGGAGCACGTAACATTAACCAAGCCCCTCGGTTATTTGGACTTCCTAAAGCTCCAAAAGAATGCTAAGCTCGTTCTTACTGATTCAGGGGGTGTCCAAGAGGAAAGTATAATCCTAGACGTGCCATGTTTGACTTTGCGCTACAATACTGAGAGGCCTGAAACCGTTAAAGCTGGGGGAAACGTTTTAGTTGGGCTTGAAAAAGATAGGGTGATGCACTACGTCGAGAGGCTCTTAAACGATGAGGAATTCTACAAGAAGATGGCAAATGCAGAGAATCCATTTGGAGACGGAAAGAGTGGCGAAAGAATGGTTGATATACTCTTGGAGCTTTATGAAAAAGGGGAGCTCAAAGTTAAGAGCTCAAGGTTTATTTGA
- a CDS encoding UDP-N-acetyl-D-mannosamine dehydrogenase, with the protein MRKKIESKRAEIAVIGLGYIGLPTAIMFANAGFNVVGYEIREDVVKKIKNGNSHIIEPDIDDLLRKAVESGKLRATSNPEEIKEKDVYIICVQTPLREDKTPNLEYLESAVKTVAKAMKKGSLVIIESTIPPLTTLRMAEIIEKERRFKAGEDFYMVHAPERVMPGRIFKELVYNSRIFGGITKESAELAEVLYRSFVKGQTFITNSTTSEMVKLMENTFRDVNIALANEFAFLAHQYNVDIFKAIELANTHPRVKIHVPGIGVGGHCLPKDPYLLLSPAKEDFGLIKRAREINEDMPLMAKDLLFEALKTINLPPEDAIVTVLGLAYKGNSDDTRNSPAHAFIEHIKDDVKEVRSYDPYVKGTHESIMEALKGADALVIATDHSEFKELDWKTIGELMRNKVLIDGRHIIEEPPKGFVFKGIGRGEY; encoded by the coding sequence ATGAGAAAGAAGATAGAGAGCAAAAGAGCTGAAATTGCAGTAATAGGGTTGGGCTACATAGGCCTGCCCACGGCAATAATGTTCGCAAATGCTGGCTTCAATGTTGTGGGGTATGAGATAAGAGAAGATGTCGTGAAAAAGATAAAAAATGGTAATTCTCACATAATCGAGCCAGATATTGATGATCTTTTGAGAAAAGCTGTTGAAAGCGGCAAGCTTAGGGCCACTTCAAACCCCGAGGAGATTAAAGAAAAGGACGTTTACATAATCTGCGTTCAAACACCACTAAGAGAAGATAAGACCCCCAACTTGGAGTATTTAGAAAGCGCTGTAAAAACCGTAGCTAAAGCCATGAAAAAAGGCTCACTCGTAATAATTGAGAGCACTATTCCACCGCTTACCACTTTAAGAATGGCTGAAATCATCGAAAAGGAGAGAAGATTTAAAGCGGGAGAAGACTTCTACATGGTTCACGCTCCCGAGAGAGTAATGCCCGGGAGGATTTTTAAAGAGCTCGTTTACAACTCAAGGATTTTTGGTGGAATTACAAAAGAGAGCGCCGAGCTGGCCGAGGTCTTGTACCGCTCCTTTGTTAAAGGTCAAACGTTCATAACAAACTCCACAACAAGCGAAATGGTAAAGCTAATGGAGAACACGTTTAGGGACGTTAATATTGCTTTAGCCAACGAATTTGCATTTTTAGCCCACCAGTACAACGTCGATATTTTCAAAGCTATTGAGCTTGCAAACACTCATCCAAGGGTTAAAATTCACGTGCCGGGAATAGGTGTAGGCGGACACTGCTTGCCTAAAGATCCCTACTTACTCCTAAGCCCCGCTAAGGAAGATTTCGGCCTTATAAAGAGGGCAAGAGAGATAAACGAAGACATGCCGTTAATGGCCAAAGATTTGCTCTTTGAGGCATTAAAAACTATAAACCTTCCTCCCGAAGATGCTATTGTCACAGTTTTAGGGCTAGCCTACAAAGGAAACTCTGACGATACAAGGAATTCTCCTGCTCATGCTTTTATAGAGCATATTAAAGATGATGTTAAGGAAGTGCGCTCATACGACCCATACGTTAAAGGCACTCATGAAAGCATAATGGAAGCTCTCAAAGGAGCAGACGCCCTTGTAATTGCTACAGACCACAGCGAGTTCAAAGAATTGGATTGGAAAACGATCGGGGAGCTAATGAGGAACAAAGTCTTAATTGATGGGAGGCACATCATAGAGGAACCTCCAAAGGGCTTTGTCTTCAAAGGGATAGGGAGGGGCGAGTATTGA